The following is a genomic window from Polypterus senegalus isolate Bchr_013 chromosome 9, ASM1683550v1, whole genome shotgun sequence.
ATTAAGTTGCAGAATAAGTGATCTCACCAAGGGCAGGTGTGAGGGCTGCCATATTAGGGTCAAGCTGATACCCTCCCAACAAAAACTGGGTGTCAGCCCCAGCAGTGTCCATCTTGAGACCAGGAGGCAGGCTCATGTTTTGGGTCAGGTAGTATTGGTAAAGCTCCGCTTCTGAGGGCGAGGGTAAGCCCCCTAATCCCAACCGGCCGTGCTGCATCTGTGTCATGTTCTGCTGCAGCAGCATCATGTTGTGCATGTGCTTCTCACTAGTCATGTGGATGCGCAGGTTGCGGGCCACGTTCGTTTCATAGTCGCACACCTCACAGCGCCACGTGGGCTTGCTTTTTGGCTTAGTGGGGGAAGGGGCCCCACATGCCCCACCCCCATGGGTAGAACCTTGGGTCGGGTGGTGGTGAGCCGGGTGGTGGGTAGCAGCCTGGGCCGCCGAGGGGACTCCCACCACCCCGCCAGGGGCATGTCCAAACACTTGGTCACCTGCTGAAGCAATGGAGCCGCCGTTCTGCAGGTTTTGCATGTTGTTAAGATGCTTGTCAGACTGCATGTGGATGCTGAGGTTACCCTTGGTGGTGGTTGAGTAATTGCAGACCTCACAACGAAAAGGCTTGTAGCCACAGGTGTAACTCTCCCCCCGGGCCAATCGTGGGTGAGCCTGTCCCGTGCTGCAGTAGATACAGGAACCACCAGATTCTGGGTGTTTCTCCTTCATATGAGCCTCCAGTGTTTGCTGGTACTTGTAGTGCCAGTTGCACTTGGGACACTTGAGAGTTTTACATGAGTTGCGGGAGTGCATCATGGTCATGTGACCACCCAGCGAGCGCGAGGAGCCCAGCACTGTGTCACACTTGGGGCACTCCACCCCACTGCCACCAACTACACCACTCTGCGGACACTCGCCAGCTCCTAACAACTCACAAGGTGCTCCAGGGTGGGGATGCGTATGACTATGGGGACTGGAGGACGGGatcaagtggtggtggtggtgatgatgatgatggtgcaGGTGGTGATGGTGGAGGAGAGCCCCACTGTCCTCTTCACCCTCCGCTGGGCTTTCATTTGGTTCAGGAGCTGTGGCACTATCTCGATTGGCACTTTCATCTGTCGCGGTGGTGGTAGCTAGAGGCGCTGAGGCAGTGGAGGCAGGAGGGCAGGCCATTTCTTCATCCTCTTCCCCCCTGCCCACCGCAGCAGGGAGTGCTGGCCCCTGGCAGTTAAAGCTCAGAGGGAGTTCTGGGTTCCTCCCAGCACCATCTGCCCCCTCTTCAAACACCATAAGAAAggaagaagaggagacagaggCGGAGGTGGTGTTGCTGTGTGCGGTGCTGGCCACAGAAGGGCAGGTGGAAGGCTGGAGAGCGCTACTAGGCATTAATAAAGGAGATTTGGAAATGCTTTGGTTTGAGACAGCCAGTTCCCCCCCTTCTCCGCCACTGCTGTTGCTGCAGGCGACCGCGGTGCCCTCATCTTCTTCATCGTCAACATCATCATCTTCTAAAagttcttcctcttcatctgagATTTCATTGCTAGGAAAGAGTCCTTTATCCTCCCCTGTCTCTCTTTCCCTACCCCCATCCTCCCCCCTTTGTGTCCCTTCCCTTGCAACAGGCCCCTCTGTTCTCCCTCCCCGATCAGACGGGACATTGGAGTCTTTGGCTGGGCCTGGGGCTGAGGTAACCAAGGGTGGTTTGGAGCTGCCCAGCCCTCCCAGTGTTAAGAGAGGGCCTAACGCGGCTTGCTGGGAGCTTGAATCAGAATCTTTATTAAGAACTGGTTCACTATCCCCACCACCACTCCCAACACTCCCTCCTTCTAAGTGGACACCACTAAAGGTGCCATAAAAACTCTGCCCAGCATTCAGGGGCAACAATGTGGGTGGGGGAGGAGGGCTCTTGTTTTTTGGTTCCAGGAAGCTAATGAGGGGCTCCTTGTCCTTGCCAATACCCTGGATGATGGCGGAGGCATGCTTATGCCCCAGGAGTCGGCGTTCATCCTCACTTAAAGTCATGCGGTGGTCATGCACTGCGTGCGTTGCAAAGGAGCGCACATAGCCGAAGGACAACTTGCAGAGAAAACACATGAGGATAGGCTTGCCTTTCCCATAAAGGGCTAGCCCGTCAAATTTGGAGAAATCCACGTTGTTGGGAACATCTTTGGATACGCAGGAGTTCTTGGCAGACCCGTCGCTGTTTAGGTAATCCTTGTTGCTTTTGTGCCGCACATCGAAAACGCGGAAACTGTGCAGGACAGGGCTCAGGCCTGCCAGGGTTGAGGTATTGGGGAAGCCTTGGTCTGAGGAGCCGAACCACTTCCCAAAAGACGAGGCTATGTGGAACGTGTTGATGATCTGAGGGTAGACCGAGGAAGAGGTCCCGGCAAGTTCGCCCGACTTCCCCGTGCTGGGGTGGGAGTTTGTGGGGAGCAGGCCGGGCAGTGCTCCGCCACCACTTTGGATCAGCTGGCTTAAGCTCTCCACAATGTACGCAGAGCCATCAGACTGGTAGACTATTTCTCCAGCCAGATTCTCCACGTCACtactctcctcttcctcctcctcctcctcctcctctccttcctcacTCCCACTTTCTGCTGCCCCTCGCCGCCTTGCTCGTCGCCGCAGGAGAGCTGGTAGCCCTCTTCCTGGCACCACAGATACACCAGGGAAGGGCTGCAAACTTGGGTAACAATCGTCCATCTCTTCTTCATCCAAATCTTCCAAGCCATCCTCCTCTCCACAGCTTCCCCCCTCcccttcctcctcttcctccccctCTTGCCTTGTACAAAGCCCTGATACCAAGCCTTCACCGGGGGTTAGCGTGGAATGGTGCTGCTGTTCTCTTACACCCTCTCTGGAACGTCTGGAAGGTTGGAGCTGTGAGGGGTACGGCACCGTCAATGATATGGGCTCCAGTGAAGGGGGCTGGATGCTGGGAGGGGTTTGCACTTTAGGGTGCTCGTTCCAGGACTGCGGCAGATGCTGCTCTTTCTGGGAGTTGGTGGCGGCGGCAAGCCCATCGTCTGTCCCAGAAACCGCGGGAGACTCACAGCTTTCCATACTGATGCCTGCATGAGGCGCTCATCGCATCCAGGCCTAcacaagaaacaagaaaaaaagaaaggaaaacagaaaatcagtcaATTTTTTATTCATGGGTTGTATGTAAAAAGGCACACAACTAAAAATAGCATTAAATCTTTTGCATAAGAATAACCAGGGATGCAGATATTGTACCATATAAGCAGGCACTGTCTGCCATCTGTTGCAACATCTAGGATGAGGCAATTGGTACCTCATGAAAATTAGGAGCAGCAGACTTTCACGTGAAAAACTATGACAAGCAGGCCAGGCACATACACACCTTCATTTGTTTGGAGTGCTTCACTTTACTCCCTTTTTTGAAGTGAATCTGCACTGTATTAGCCCTTTTCCTATTTCCCCTAAGTATATTAAGGCCAAAACCTCAGAAAGCGCTCTGCTGTAACTTTGGTAATCTTCCTTTCCTATACTCATTGTATGTGGTTTCATTTAATTGCTCTGACAGTATGTCATGTGTTGTGCTCTTGTTTAAAAGTTTAACCGTGGCATTTTAATACCAAAAGAAAGATTTCATAATCAGATTTAATGCAGCCAaagaaggaaaacattttttaaagctcTCTGTGCCAACTTGTGTAAAATGGGCCaactcaaaataaaatgaaattgaaaacaaTGCATTACACATATAGTGCATTTAGTTGCATTCAAAGAATCTGAGCCAACATGACTTAAGCATTCTAATTAAAACAGAGATGCCAATACAAGCAATTTTGCCAAGTCCAAAACTGCCCATATGCATTGTAATGATGCCTGTCGGTTTGTTTAAGATGCACCAAGGCGAAGTGTGCCAACTGTTAGAAATTTGAAATCATTGGTGACCTAGTCCATCGAGGTCCCCAAAACAAACATACCACTGAACAATAATAGAGGACTAGGTAATTAGATAATTGAAAGCCAATGGTGTGTCACAATAGACTTTGTGAACCCGCAGTACCTGAGCTCTGTTCTGGCTGGGAGTAGGATGAGTATCAACCACCACAAACATAAAAATCTGTCACACCTCCTGCCTGGCCCATATCAGTGGAAAACCAAAGCAGGCAGAAGTCCACAGTGAGCACTTCAGCTTCTTCATGCACCTGACATCTTGAAACGGCAGTGTGGGTGACTGTAGCTACCGGTTAAGATGCAGTGTGGTTTTAGAGTCGATTGTAGTTGTTTGGCTAAGTATGCTCAGAACACACCAGTCTTAGAAAGTTTCCCTTGTCACCTTTACTAGTCAATCATTCAGTTTTCCCACTTACAGATATACGGCTTTTAGAATGCATTTGACGTTATTAATAGGAGTGAGACAGCAGTTGCAAGCAAAATGAATACTTGTCATTAacaatagaatccctgaagcctatgagaAAAGTCGTAATgcagggccaccttaaattccttcacacctctctgatcagcgtcttttgttttgcaaatgtgactTTTGttgtagacttcagggattctagtgttaacgtgCTTGCCAACCACCAGGTGATGGGTTTTAAGacagtaaaattatatttttaaaactgtacatGATTCTGGTTGTACTCGGAGATTAGTCTGTATTTACATCATTATTGCAATcgacatataaaataaaacttttagcaAAGCTACTTATTTCCGGAAAGAGTTAGGTCCAACCCAGACAACAACAAGACAGTGCAAAGTAGTAAACAGTCCTGAACAAGACTCCTACACAAACTCTCATTCACTTGAATTTCACAGTCACCAGTCAGCTAATAGTGTTACTGTGGTCCAGAGGTAAGCTCAACAACAAATTACACTTTTGCAGAAAATTGATGATTGgccatatgtatttttttttcaggagGAACGGGCACCTGATTCAGCAGGGGAATCTCATGGACATTTCTAGGCAAATCACCTCAAAAATTTTCAAACTGTCAGACAAAGAGTAAAAAGGCAACACATTATTGAGGACACAATATGCAGGCAATGCCAGGTCTGAAAAATTAGCATGGgtaaaaatacagtaagtaatgCGGGTGCTTCCTTTCAAAACTCACTAACTGCCCAGTTACAcctatgaaatcatcacattcttaGATACATAATCCAATTTTAGTAATGTGCGTTTAAAATCTGATGTGAAGACCATTGGTCAGTGATTGATTAATCATCATTCAAACCAATCCATACTTTAGACCAGGGTCTGCAATCTCTGTTTTGTTTCCAATTAATTAAAGACCAATCCTCATCAATAACAGATCCTCTTTAACTGTACGGCTTGATACcgttttcattctgccatgttgGTTCATTCTTGCTGTATAATGCAGATGTTTTCCTTTCCAAGGCTACCATCCAGATGAAGcagacgagtaattctcagtcctttgctttttctctttttttttttttttaaatgtttgttaacCAGACAGTTCGTGATGAACACACACTGGTGTAATTTCAAACAATTTTAGATGGAGAACCGCTGgtccctttgtcatttgcatcttatttctAATAAGGCAGAATTTAAAACATTGAATGCTACGGTTTAAAACTAAAGGAAGCATTTAAGGGTGAGGAATTTTACAGGAATATTCTTCCCAAAACGTATATTTTACTTACACAATGTAGTCAGTAGTGACAGCCAAGACTCAACTTTAATCCTATGTTTTTGTGGATAAAAGAGATAGAGATAATATTGTTTCTAATACAACAGAGCCTATAATGACCAGAGACAGACAATAGCAAACAAcataaaaacatccatggaaaagtCTTCTGATCTcaggtcacataatccacatgtgaatTCATCCAGTGGTATGCTCATGACGTGCAAAATATTGATAAATTAATACCTCCGGAAAATGAAAATAGTCCACAAAGTCCCTACATACAGGATTCATGCTTTTGAATAAATGACCCCACATATATATTCATTGGTTGGGAGTCCTGTTTTCATTTGAAAAGTGCAACCCTGTGTCCCAAAGCCTCCAGTTTGTGGACAACTTTCATTTTCTGAAGACATTATTTaccaatattttatcaaaaacatgCATGTATTTTGTACATTGCAAGAACATAACTGGATGACCTGACATGTGGCTTCAGTAACAGGAAGTTTATCCATGGACCTTTTTGATATTGATGTTGTCCagctctggggcctcatgtataaacggtgcgtacgcacagaaatgttgcgtgagaacttttccacgttcaaatcgcgatgtataaaacctacacttggtgtaaagccacgcacttttccacggtacctcataccttatcgtacgcaagttctccgctcggttttgcagactggcggcacccagcgtcaaagcagtgctactgttcctgtgtggttactttttattttcctgacacggctttataaatacactgaaactaaccgcgtattgtttattagtgtaatgcatctgattgtaattaacttgtaacaatataatggtccagggaatagccatagtattccaaacacCGTAACtgcttagcgttgttactctaactgcaccttcttcttctttcagctgctcccgttaggagttgccacagcagatcatctttttccatattactctcactgcaccactcggagtatttatatcactgtatcttcaaactgtacgttttgaagaatcgacgcctaagcttacagatggcttaccgtctattacagagctgattgtgtggggatcggttacttggagaaagaaaagcaaggactgcaggggtggccatgccaatatatattgaatataaaacagaaagagaaaataacgacacagctaaaaacgcagcggcaaatttcgacaaaagttcaaacgcttgtgtcatgagcacgaggcggctatgcagtgtccgcaacggatgtggccatccaccgtgcataagataccatattgacattggactttctctattggacatagagccacccctgagtactgctgcaataaataatttcatcgaaggtcgcacacaatcagtgcgccgt
Proteins encoded in this region:
- the LOC120534873 gene encoding zinc finger homeobox protein 3-like, producing MESCESPAVSGTDDGLAAATNSQKEQHLPQSWNEHPKVQTPPSIQPPSLEPISLTVPYPSQLQPSRRSREGVREQQHHSTLTPGEGLVSGLCTRQEGEEEEEGEGGSCGEEDGLEDLDEEEMDDCYPSLQPFPGVSVVPGRGLPALLRRRARRRGAAESGSEEGEEEEEEEEEESSDVENLAGEIVYQSDGSAYIVESLSQLIQSGGGALPGLLPTNSHPSTGKSGELAGTSSSVYPQIINTFHIASSFGKWFGSSDQGFPNTSTLAGLSPVLHSFRVFDVRHKSNKDYLNSDGSAKNSCVSKDVPNNVDFSKFDGLALYGKGKPILMCFLCKLSFGYVRSFATHAVHDHRMTLSEDERRLLGHKHASAIIQGIGKDKEPLISFLEPKNKSPPPPPTLLPLNAGQSFYGTFSGVHLEGGSVGSGGGDSEPVLNKDSDSSSQQAALGPLLTLGGLGSSKPPLVTSAPGPAKDSNVPSDRGGRTEGPVAREGTQRGEDGGRERETGEDKGLFPSNEISDEEEELLEDDDVDDEEDEGTAVACSNSSGGEGGELAVSNQSISKSPLLMPSSALQPSTCPSVASTAHSNTTSASVSSSSFLMVFEEGADGAGRNPELPLSFNCQGPALPAAVGRGEEDEEMACPPASTASAPLATTTATDESANRDSATAPEPNESPAEGEEDSGALLHHHHLHHHHHHHHHHLIPSSSPHSHTHPHPGAPCELLGAGECPQSGVVGGSGVECPKCDTVLGSSRSLGGHMTMMHSRNSCKTLKCPKCNWHYKYQQTLEAHMKEKHPESGGSCIYCSTGQAHPRLARGESYTCGYKPFRCEVCNYSTTTKGNLSIHMQSDKHLNNMQNLQNGGSIASAGDQVFGHAPGGVVGVPSAAQAATHHPAHHHPTQGSTHGGGACGAPSPTKPKSKPTWRCEVCDYETNVARNLRIHMTSEKHMHNMMLLQQNMTQMQHGRLGLGGLPSPSEAELYQYYLTQNMSLPPGLKMDTAGADTQFLLGGYQLDPNMAALTPALVGGEIPLDMRLGGGQLVSEELINLGESLSQTIDPSLKLFQCAVCNCFTTDNLELLGLHMGAERSLPEEEWRAVVGDSHQCKLCHYTTQLKANFQLHCKTDKHIQKYQLVAHIKEGGKGNEWRLKCVAIGNPVHLKCNACDYYTNSLEKLQLHTVHSRHEASLKLYKAQKCTSTHKLTVYHSQQVSGLCRPQSQYPSAQGTYLSRELAECALIEMDRDRYLE